The region GAGAAGTATTTAAAGTAATTCTTGTTCCAATACCTCTGTTATCATTGCATGTATAGGTGTTGTTATTGCTGGTTTCTTCACCAACTGTCCCGCCACCTTTTCCGCCTGCTACTTTTTCTAATTCTTTGTCGTTTAATTC is a window of Desulfobacterales bacterium DNA encoding:
- a CDS encoding bacteriocin; translation: HQLLNFLTQKGIIDSKVQLISGHKNRESLSIYQELSLGDVEELNDKELEKVAGGKGGGTVGEETSNNNTYTCNDNRGIGTRITLNTSL